Proteins co-encoded in one Papaver somniferum cultivar HN1 chromosome 5, ASM357369v1, whole genome shotgun sequence genomic window:
- the LOC113277322 gene encoding protein EI24 homolog isoform X2, giving the protein MPGGLVQLFYMLWFYPLYVLSILLSNIWYTDIAKNAYAAMGRAEPSSKKEMGDAQNKPAGVGGFMIGFGEHVFSILLLGFFFLEVYAVGYIPYVGKMLSFLLLSWMYAYYCFEYKWSLAEVSLEKRLDFFESNWAFFAGFGSPCVLPIFFYSRLVGSGVLAILFPLFVLTATGSEADQGINCQRKKWMGVGLGRLPIFYAADILSMWALSYFRSAPQDRQKRRNFKKHDRLFIYVSLCATV; this is encoded by the exons ATGCTATGGTTTTATCCTCTTTATGTTCTCAGCATTCTACTGAGTAATATCTG GTACACTGACATTGCTAAGAATGCTTATGCTGCCATGGGAAGGGCAGAGCCATCAAGCAAAAAGGAGATGGGTGATGCACAAAATAAGCCGGCTGGAGTTGGGGG GTTTATGATTGGATTTGGAGAACATGTCTTCTCTATACTTTTGCTGGGCTTCTTTTTTCTAGAG GTCTATGCCGTGGGTTACATACCATATGTTGGAAAGATGCTCAGTTTCTTACTTCTTTCATGGATGTATGCATATTATTGTTTTGA gtACAAATGGAGTCTGGCTGAAGTGAGCTTGGAGAAAAGGCTAGACTTTTTTGAATCAAACTGGGCCTTTTTTGCAGGGTTTG GAAGCCCATGTGTTCTTCcaattttcttttattctcgTCTTGTGGGCAGCGGAGTCCTGGCGATACTCTTTCCTTTG TTTGTATTGACAGCAACAGGCTCTGAAGCAGATCAAGGTATAAACTGTCAAAGAAAGAAGTGGATGGGTGTCGGGCTAGGAAGGCTTCCAATATTCTATGCAGCTGATATATTATC GATGTGGGCGTTGTCCTATTTTCGCTCGGCACCTCAGGACCGACAGAAGAGAAGGAACTTTAAGAAGCATGACAGATTGTTCATTTATGTTTCATTATGTGCCACTGTCTAA